From the genome of Syntrophales bacterium:
TCCGGGTGCGTCATGCTGAAACTGGGAATAGAGTCCGGAGATCCATTTGTGCTGGAGGCGCTCCACAAGGGGATCGAACTGCCGGTTGTCGCCGCGGCTCTCAGGAACCTCCATAAGGTAGGGATTGCCGCGTACGTCTATCTCCTTTTTGGAACACCCGCGGAAAACCGTGAAGCGGCGGGAAAAACCCTTTCCTTTGTCGAGGAGCATGCCGCTGAAATAACATTTCTGAATCTTGCTATTTTCAACCTTCCCGCTAATGCGCCGGAGGCGGCGATGTACGCCCCTGGTGAGTTCTACGAGGGAGGCCTTTCGCTGTACCGTTCCTTTGAACACCCGGAAGGCTGGAATAGGCGGGAGGTAAGACGCTTTTTAGATGGTGAATTTAAAAGAAATCCGTCTGTTGCAAAGATTGTCCGACGGGACCCACCTTTTTTTACATCCAACCATGCCCCGTTTTTTACATGAGAGCCAATTGCAAAACCATTTGTCATTCCCGAAAGCGAAGCTTGATGAACTCGTCAAAAGTCAATTTTCCCCTCCCCTGGCGGGAGGGGATGAAGGGGAGGGGGAAAGAACAGACGACAATACAGTAACTTATCACCCCCACCCTAACCCTCCCCCATCAAGGGGGAGGGAAGTTGGGACCTTTGACGAGAGCATCAAGCTTAATGTTCATAATGTCTCTATCGGGAAAGCGAAGCTTAATGTTCATAATATGGTTTTTCAAGCAGTTAGAACCAGATTCCCGCCCAGGAGCGTCGCGGGAATGACAGCGTTGGGAGTTTTGCAATTGGCTCGAATGAGATGCCTTTTCCGCTATCTCCCTCAAAAACCCCCATGCCCTGGGAGGCACAACGAAGCATGAAAATCCCCCCTTGCCCCCCTTTGGCAAAGGGGGGATGGGGGGATTTTCATATAAAGGTGTTCCCCAATTGTCCGAAGGGGAAGTTGATTAGCCCCTCTCTTTGGCAAAGAGGGGTTATGGGAGATTTTCATTGCCCAGCCGCCGATCAAGGCAGGCTATTCAGCAGCCGTTCCGTCAGAGGTCGAGGTTCTTTTCCCAGCTTCTCCTCCATCTGCCTGGTCTTTTCCAGCCCCTCGGCGTTCGGCTTCTCCAGATCGATGATATGGGGGGTAATCAGGACGATCAGCTCGGATTTCCCGATACCCTCCTGCTGCTGGCCAAACAGGAGTCCCAATACGGGGATGCTCCCGATGCAGGGAACTGCGTTCCGGGTTCCCGTCTTCGTATCCTCAATAAGACCGCCGATGAACATGGTCTGACCGTCTTTGGCCAGCATCGAGGTGCTGACCGTGGTGGTCTTCTGGTTGGGCAGCCCTGACGCGTCGAAGGTTACGGAATTGATCTGGGGTTTAACGTCGAGCAGAACATTGCCCGCATTGTCGATATAGGGGGTAATGTCCAGGATGGTGCCGGTCTCCAAAAAGGAGATATTTTCCGTTGTTCCTGTCGGTGTAAAGGTATTGGTTTTATATCCCTGACGGCCGCCGACCTGAACCCGTGACGGCTTGCCATGGAGTGCCAGAATCTTGGGCGTCGAGAGGGTGTTAACCTGCGTTTTGGTCTGGAGGGCCTTGATGGCGGCGGTGAACTGATCCCTCGATCCGGCGGCGGTTATCAGATTGCCCGTAAAGCCCATCCCCGTGGCAACGAAGCCTGTGGTGCCGATGGCAAGATCGCCAAAAACCTTCTGCCAGTCCATTCCCAGCGACATGTCATCCGTCAGGTTGACCTGCATGATCCGGGCCTCGATGAGCACCTGGCGCGGCGGCACATCCCAGTCCCGGAGCAGCGTCTCAATCTTGGCGATATTTTCTGGCGTATCCTCCACAATGATCGTCTGGGATGGTTCATGGAGGCGCACGGTACGCATGCCCGGAATGGCCGAAATGATTTCCTGAACCTTGGCGATGGCGATAAAATTCAGCCGGAAGACGCGGACCTGCAGCCCTCCTGCCGGAAAATCAGCGATCGGCTTGGGTTTATAGACATAGAAGCTGCCCTTCTCTTCCCGGATGGTAAAACCGCCGGCCAGGGCGATAGAACGGATGGCCTCTTCCAAGGTGACCTGATTGAGATGGATGCTAATCTTGCCGGTCACTTCCGGAGACATGATTACGTTGACATCCTGGTCCTGCGCCAAGGCATACAGGGCCTGACGGATATCGAGATCAAGGTAATTGTAACTCCTTCTCTGCGACGCATCCGGAGGGTTAGGCGCTTTGACGACACCATTTTTCTGACCGGACGGCGACGCAATAATGGTAGCGGGAGACAGCGGCGCGCCGACTGCTTTTTCGGCAAGTAACGGGGTTGTAAGACCCAAAACAAGAAAAACACTCAGAAAGAAGCTGCTTTTGGAGTACTGCTTTCCGGATTTAATCATAATATGCTGTTAAACCTCCCCTGACCACCTTGTTCCGGAAACCAGTTCCGCTCCCTCCGGGAGAGCTTTGAATAACTGCCAATATTGTCATTTCGACCGAAGGGAGAAATCTTTAACTATGCACGAACATTAAGATTTCTCGTAGCTAACGCTCCTCGAAATGACAAAATTCAAAGCTCCCTCCGGGCTTCCGGAACATGTCTCCAATTTACCATTAATATCCAACTAACACCCCCGCCCGGGGTTAGGCACTGCGTAAGGATGAAAAACCAGCTCGAATCCCCCTGAAGTCCTCTTTGGCAAAGTAGGGTTAGGGGAGATTTTCATTGCCCCCTTGTGTGGGCAGGCCGTTATGAACGTTTAATATTTGAGATAATTGCAAAACTCCCCATTCTTGTCATTCCCGCAACGATTCTGAGCGGGAATCTGGTTCTAACTGCTTGAAAAACCATATTATGAACATGAAGCTTCGCTTTCCCGATAGAGACATTCGGGAATGACAAATGGTTTTGCAATTGCCTCAATTGTTAAAAATCGTATTCAGGGTGACCGTTCCTCGACGCCGGTCAGTGTGTTCAGCATTACCTGCCTTCCTTCCCCCACGAGGGTGACCTGATCCTTTGTAATGGAAACTACCTCTAAACCGGCTATCCGGTCCCCCCTTCGGAGAAAATGGCCATTGATGATTGCCAGCGGATGCGTGCCGCCAACGATCGTTCCGGAAAGTTGCAGCTTCGGCAACGGTTGCAATGGCACTGCCGCAACGGCTGACGACGAAAACTTGGTTGCCGGCGGCTTTACCGGGGCGAAGATATCGCGAAGCCGGGTCCTCAGTCCTTCGGGAGCCATTCTTTGCCTTTCTGCTGCCGGCTGGAGGCTCTTGGTAACGATGGTCGGGACTTTGACCACAGCCGGAATCGCTACGCCGCCTTTCGGATGCTTAAATAACGCGACTTTACCGTGAAAAAAGCGAAAATATCCCACGAGAACAAAGACCACGGCCAATCCGATGACCATATACAGCTTTGCGCGTTCCCGGTTTGCCATAGATACAACTCCTTACCTGCCGGGCCCGGGGGCTTTTGTTTCAAAGGCCAGCAACGTCAGCTCAACCTGGCAATTCCCCTGGGCAGACTCGGGACCGGAAATGGTGATTTTTCCCGGTATTAAAAGCTGCTCCATCGTTTCCACGTCATAAAAAAAACGAT
Proteins encoded in this window:
- a CDS encoding general secretion pathway protein GspB, which gives rise to MANRERAKLYMVIGLAVVFVLVGYFRFFHGKVALFKHPKGGVAIPAVVKVPTIVTKSLQPAAERQRMAPEGLRTRLRDIFAPVKPPATKFSSSAVAAVPLQPLPKLQLSGTIVGGTHPLAIINGHFLRRGDRIAGLEVVSITKDQVTLVGEGRQVMLNTLTGVEERSP